Proteins encoded together in one Impatiens glandulifera chromosome 1, dImpGla2.1, whole genome shotgun sequence window:
- the LOC124944696 gene encoding UPF0481 protein At3g47200-like, with protein sequence MVSKLFPIYPERCIFRVPDALRHGNEEFYEPTVLAIGPYHRGKPRLASMEDQKIRNLKELLNITGDQSVDRFVRAIMPHEEKVRKCYSEPIDYLSSNELVQMLVLDGCFIIQLFRRYWRWSESSKVSIVDDDPVINSSFLLIELQKDMLLIENQIPFFIIEILFNTIYPRVSIGNELKRLTLVFYYKRLKRYAWTTEDHTQLFGENVCHLLQIAHMVVCSDFTPATSQSQTQLNSFVYSATKLEEANVRLKTTSKLTRSIFDITFRKGELEIPGFNIDDDSEVEIRNFIAFELCQRPSNKRFFSHYVIFMDHLIASSDDVDLLTRRGIFNNQMIEAKSVDNMLSKLTRNIISSNYYTYNNISKDLNEYCERPWNKWSANLKQKYFNTPWAIISFIAALVLLGLTITQTLFSIISYK encoded by the exons ATGGTGTCAAAGTTATTTCCCATATACCCGGAGAGATGCATCTTTAGGGTTCCCGATGCATTGCGCCATGGAAACGAGGAATTCTATGAGCCTACGGTGCTCGCCATCGGCCCTTACCACCGTGGAAAACCTCGCCTAGCTTCTATGGAGGATCAAAAGATTCGCAACCTAAAGGAATTGCTCAATATAACTGGTGACCAGAGTGTAGACCGTTTTGTTCGAGCCATCATGCCACACGAAGAGAAAGTGAGGAAATGTTACTCGGAGCCTATAGACTATCTTTCGAGCaatgaattggtccaaatgCTGGTGTTGGATGGATGCTTCATAATCCAGCTTTTTCGTAGGTATTGGAGGTGGTCGGAATCTAGTAAAGTCTCTATTGTTGATGATGACCCAGTGATTAACTCCAGCTTCTTGTTAATTGAGTTGCAAAAAGACATGTTATTAATTGAGAATCAAATTCCATTTTTCATCATCGAAATCTTGTTCAACACAATCTATCCTCGCGTCTCTATCGGTAATGAACTCAAACGTCTGACCTTAGTCTTCTATTATAAAAGGCTTAAAAGGTATGCTTGGACGACAGAAGATCATACTCAATTATTTGGCGAAAACGTATGCCATCTGTTGCAAATTGCCCACATGGTTGTATGCTCCGACTTCACACCAGCTACTTCTCAATCACAAACACAATTAAATTCCTTTGTGTACTCCGCCACAAAGCTCGAGGAAGCAAATGTTAGGTTGAAGACGACTTCGAAATTAACTAGAAGCATATTTGACATAACATTTAGGAAAGGAGAGTTGGAGATACCAGGTTTTAATATAGATGATGACTCTGAGGTGGAAATCCGAAACTTCATTGCTTTTGAGTTATGTCAACGGCCCTCCAATAAGAG GTTCTTTTCTCATTATGTGATCTTCATGGATCATTTGATTGCCTCATCCGATGACGTTGACTTACTTACACGTCGTGGCATCTTCAACAACCAAATGATAGAAGCAAAGTCGGTGGATAATATGTTGAGCAAATTGACGAGGAACATCATAAGTTCAAATTATTATACTTACAATAATATTTCCAAAGACTTGAATGAGTATTGTGAGCGCCCTTGGAACAAATGGAGCGCGAACCTCAAACAAAAATACTTCAACACCCCGTGGGCAATCATATCTTTCATTGCTGCTTTGGTGCTACTCGGCTTGACTATTACACAAACATTGTTTTCAATCATTTCTTATAAGTGA